A window of Hordeum vulgare subsp. vulgare chromosome 5H, MorexV3_pseudomolecules_assembly, whole genome shotgun sequence genomic DNA:
AGAGGCGCATAAGCAGATGTGTCACACTCCAAGCTCTTGATCATCTTGTAGGCCGAATAAGAATCAGTTTCCACAAGCAAGGGTCGATTCACTCTGTGCAGGGCAGATGATAATCCTTCCATTATTGCATGTAGTTCAGCTTCCAACTCATCTCTGCACACACCAAGGCTTTTCGTGGCTGAGAACACAATGCTCCCTTCATGGTTCCTTAGTATCATACCCGAACCAGCAGGATTTGAAGAAAAGGAACCAGCAGTATTGAGTTTGCACCAGCCATCGGGCGGTTTTGTCCATGGGATCAGTGAATTTGCAGGAGCATGCGATAACAGGCCAGGTGGAATACCAAACTGATTAGTGACTGGCGTGGGGGCAAGCAGATTAGACATAGAATCATAGTAGCCGAGCAAAAAGGTTTTAGAGGCTTCCACCGGCGGGGGCTGTTTGTCATGCACAATCTCATTTCCGATGAACCATATCCTCCAGATTAGCATTAACACCTTACATCTTTGGCTAGGAGTCAGGTGGTTCACTAGTTGAAAAAGCCACTCTTTCCCAACACTCTGAACAGATCGTACCTTAGGTATATCACACACATTAGACATGGTTGTCCATAGCTCCTTTGCACGTGGGCAAACAACGAAAGGGTGAAAATTGTCCTCACTCCCCAATCCACAAATTGGACACGTGCTGCATGTTTTCAGGGTCCGTTTgtgtttattgttccatgttggcaAAGCATCAGTGATCAACCTCCAAGCGCAATTCTTCACAGTTGGCGGAACCTTTGAATTCCAAATTAAATCCCATATAGACCTCTCTCCATTTGGACTAGAGCTAGATGCAGAGTGACCATCATGATGAGCCGGATCAAATGCCAAATTGTACGCGCTCTTGACGGTGAACACCCCATGTTTCTCGGGACCCCAAGCAATAATATCATCACCCAGTCGCGGGCATTCCCGGATCTTCAAGATTTCAGCAACGTCTCCAGGCATGAATATGGATTTTACAAGTCCTTCATTCCAAGCACCCCGGTCAGTGAGCAGCTCCGAGACAAGCTGTATCGACATCTCCCCTGTGGACTGTAAGGTTTGTACGAGTATGGTCTCGGTATCCAATTGTCTCTCCAAATTCGGACCTTGTTCCCGTTGCCAAtcctccaaatcaaccccttcttTAACAACTCAAGTCCGTAGCTTATAGCCTGCCAGGTTGGCGAGGCATTTCCGGCGAACACTGTATCCACAAGATTCCCTTTAGGGTAGTATCGAGCCTTCAATAACCGAGCACAAAGGCTGTGAGGTCTGTCAATCAACCTCCACGCTTGCCTTGCCAACAAAGCCTGGTTAAACATACGGTAGTCTCGAAAGCCCGCCCTCCTCTGCTCTTCGGCTCCAATAGCTTGTCCCAAGAATTCCAATGAACTTTACGTTTCCCCTTTTCATCTCCCCAATAGAAATTCCTGACCATGGAGGTAAGATCATCGCACACTGAAAAAGGGACCTTAAAAACACCCATGACATAGGTTGGCAGCGCTTGCGCCACCGATTTAATTAGAATTTCTCTCCCAGGTTGAGACAAATGACCATCACCCCATTGCATGAGCCGTTTTGATAGCCTGACTTGGAAATTCCAAAATTTACCTTTGGTCATGCGACCATCCGGTGTAGGCAGGCCCAGATACTTCTCTTCAAAAACTGATTGGGAGATGCTCAGAACACGCCTAACATCTTCCTGGTCGGCCTCCACACACGACTCACCAAAAAACGCAGAACATTTATCAAAGTTTAACAATTGCCCAGTCGCCATGCCATAGAGATCCAGGGATTCTTTCACTTGCACtgcttgatcatgagaagctttgaaAAACAACATTGTATCGTCTGCAAACAACAAGTGAGAAATGCCAGGGGCGCGCCGACATATCTTTAGGGGAGCAATGTTACCACACGAGACCTTCTTATTCAAAATTGCAGAGAGACCGTCAGCCACAAACAAAATCAGGAAGGGGGACAATGGATCACCTTGCCTAAGACCTCGCGAAGGAGCAAATGAATCCAAAGAATTTCCATTTAATTTAACTGAATACCTCACCGACGTGACACAAGACATAATCCAGTCAACCCATGGGAGAGAGAACCCCATCTTTAGCATCACCTGCTTTAAGAAGAACCAGTCCACCCTATTATACGCCTTAGATAGATCGAGCTTCACAACAACTTTTAGTTGGATCTTTCTCTTGTTTGATGTAGTGAATGCACTCGAAGGCTATTTGTGCATTATCCGTAATCATCCTTCCAGGAATAAAGGCACTTTGATCTGGTGTAATTATATGGTCCAGCAGAGGCCGAAGCCTATTAACCATACATTTAGAGATGACCTTGTAAACAACATTACAGAGGCTTATTGGTCTAAACTCAGAGAGTTTCGTTGGGCTTTGCACCTTAGTAATCAGCACAATGGAGGTTTGATTAATTCCTTTAGGCATAACTCCAGTACTGAAAAAAATCCTTCACAGCATTAAAGATACTCTCCTTAACCATAGGCTAGTTCCTCTGAAAAAACCCTTGCAGGGAACCCATCAGGGCCAGTTGCCTTGAGTGGGCCAATCTGGAAAATCGCATTTGAAATTTCCTTGTTGATAAATGGCGCACAAAGTCTCACATTTTCCTCCTCAGTGATAATTGATTCAAAAAGCTCAAGGACAGGAGTAGCATTAAGGGATCGCCGTCCCCCCGGGGTTCTATGCCGTTGACTCGGCCTGTCCTAGCGGGAGGTTTCTGGTGACCCTGGGGATTTCTCGCCGTCGTGCCCTAGCGATCTAGGGTTTTGTCGGTTTTTCAGTTTCCGATCGCCATGGCGAATTCGTCCACAGATGCTGGTGgagatgataaacaaacgattcgTTTAGATGCGGATctgacctatcagaaccatgattAATTTTAAAGTACTCGACGATTTAGGTTTTCAAAACAATCAATCTTTAACTTGGTAGTTATCAACGAAAAATTTAAAACCAATATATTTTTGTAGAACCATAGCCCGAATTATAGTAGTTTCATGTTATTTATTCCAGCAGATCCAAACACAAAGACACACACAAATGACAGATAGACGATTCAAACGAACAAAAACTGGAATAAATAAGGGGGTTGCTACGCATCCACCGGTGGATATTTACTAAACATCCACCACCTCGACAACCGTTCGATCTCGCATGTAGCCGTCCGATCCGTTCTTGGACTTAATTCCTCAAACAACGatcgagttgcagaaacaatcgctttgttgcaaaaaataaaatttgGATCTATTAATTCcttaaacaacggtcgagtttcagaaacaattgatttgttgcagaattttttccTTCGCCTTTTTGCACCATAGGTACTCGTGTGGaagattttttttgcaacaaaggtcatgttgcaAAAAACTTCTGCAACATAGGTTAGGttgctgatttttttttcttcgtcATAGATATTGTTGTGTCGTATTCCTGCAACAAGACATTCGTTGCAAACAAATCTTACAACACAGATGATGTTGCAGAAAAAAATTCTTCCTCCGCCTGCTCCCGACGGTGGGCTTCCTCCTCTTGTTCCCGGCGACGGgcttcctcctcctgctcccgGCGACGAGCTTCCTCCTTCTGCTCCCCGTAGCGGCGCTTGGACCGCCTCCTCGCGAAGAAGACGAGCGCCACCATGGCCGTAGCCGCGACTCCGACGACAATCGGAGGGCGCTCCCCCCCCCACGCGtcccgcgacggcgaggaggaggacgacgtggACGGACGCCGGCGGGGGGATGGATCTCGTcggcgaggtggggatccggcgatctggcgaggtggggatccggcAAGGTGGGGATCCGGCGAGGGGCTGGATCTCATCGGCGAGGTGGGGATCCGACGATCCGGTGAGGTGGGGATCCGACGAGCTGGCGAGGACCGACGACGGCGGCGGTTCGCCGGACTACGGCAGGCTCGTCCCTGGTAGCAGAGGAGCCATGACGAGGAACCTAGAGTGCTCCAGCTTCAGTCCACGTTCGTGAAACAACGCTCCAGTTTCAGGAACGGGCGCGGCCAGGTCGTTGCCGCGCAGGCACGATTTCGTCTGTCAGATGGAGGCGAGATCAACGGATGAGGAGGCGACGGATAAATCAACCGGATCAGCCGATGAAATGTAATCTTTTCCCAGTAAATAACGTGAAACTACTATAATTCGGATCCGGGGTTATTTGGCTGGCGGGGTTAGAGTTGCTATTATGTACGCGTTTTTGAATGGTGATGAAGGGAGGGATCCTGAAAACTTCTCGTCGGGTACGCAACCTAACCTAGTTCACAGCCTTCCTGGCCCCACCTGGCATAACCCCGCCCACCCCCACGGGCAAAGCTGATCGAACCAGGTGCCCAAGTCCAAGCCCAAGCCCAAGCGTCCTTCCAttccccatccccatccccatccctAGTCCCCACATCGTCCTCCACATTTCTCCACCGCCGGAGCGCAAACACCCACCGGCTCGGCCACCATGCCGCCACAGAGTTCGCCGTGGCCGGAGCTGTGCAGGGACGTCCTCGAGCAGGTCTTCATCCTCCTCCCTCCGCACGACCCCGGATCCCTCATCCGCGCCTCGCTCGTCTGCAGACCGTGGCGCGCCTTCCTCACCAGCCCCGGCTTCGCCCGCCGCTACCGCGAGTTCCACCGGACCCCGCCCCTGCTCGGCTTCTTCGAAAACCACGACACCGTCATGCCGTGGTTCGCGCCCTCGTCCCCCTCCGCCTCCCCCTTCCCCCCGCTCTTCCCCGACCGCCGCAACCTCTACGTGCTCGACTCCCGCCACGCCCTCGTCCTCCTGAGAAACCCTATTCGAACCGATGTCGGTGACCACGCCGTCAGCCTCATCGTCTGGGACCCCGTAGGCCGCCGCCAGTGGGAGTTCCCGCCTCCGGATTTCGCCAGTACCGTGCTCTACGACGTGGGGGTGGTGGTCTGCGCCGCCGACCACTGCGACCACCTCGCCTGCCATGGCAGCTCCTTCCTCGTGGGCTACGTGGGCACCGGCTACTCGAGCGCCTACGCCTCCGTCTTCTCTTCGGAGACGAATAGCTGGAGCCCCACCGTCTCTTGTTCTCACCCTGATATCCAGATCTTGATATGCCAGCCCAAGCCCCTTGTGGGGAATGCAGCGTACTCCATCTGCGTGTCCGAAGACGAGGAGTATGACGAGGAGGAGacggatgaggatgaggatgtagTTCTGCGGTTCGACCTGTTCAGCCGGGAACTATCAAAGTTTGACGGGCCACCCATCCATCGCAACTCCCGCTATGTTCTCATGAAAACAGAGGAAGGCGTGCTGGGATGCGCGACTATGCAGGGATCTCGTTCTCGGCTTCACCTGTGGTCGACGGAGACTGGTCCCGACGGAGCAGTGGCATGGATGCAACGCAGGGTCGTCGACCTCCACAAGCTGCTCCCTTCTAACACATTCTTCTCTGTGATTGGCTTTGAGGATAGAGCTGGTGCCTTTTATCTGATGACCTATGATGGTGTCACCACGGTTGATCTGAAGTCAGGCCGAGTCAAGAAGatatccatcgacaattccagtaTCGTTCCCTACATAAGCTTCTATACTCCAGGTGCTAGCATTGTTTTCCATCTTCAAACCTGTCTAAGATTGTAGTACATGTTATCTCTGCTGCAATTTGTTGATCATTAAGTAAAGAATGTAAGTACTATTGTTAGTGATGTGAAGGTGTGGCTGATGGTGCATTTTCTCAAGAAATAATTGTGACGTTGGAGATAATAATCCAGCAAACACTGCTTTCTTCTCAGATCAAGCTGGGACAATAATGCATCCATCAACCCTGGCCTCCTCCTCAGAGAATGTTGAGGTGGCCCAAGATGAGTACCGCGATCTGCTGCTCCTGCGCTCAAGCGGGCAGGTGGGCGACGTGGGGGAGTGCGGCGGATGGGAGGAAGTGCGCGACAAGGAGAATGAGGGTGATGAGGAGAAAGGGGAACAGATGGAGAAAGATGTGCAGGAGCTTTGCACGTTTGGGTTCAAGGCCATTGAGAATAAGGACTTCTCGGGCGCTGTAGACTGCCAACGCAGGATCCTCAAGACCAGGTTAGGGTTCTTCCTTTCCACCTGGCACCTGCCACTCTTATTTCAAAGCCTAGCCTGGCGTTGGCGTTTCTCTTATCTCAGATTGTTGAAGCGATTTGTTTCTCTTTTGGATTTATGTTGGTGTCTTGTATGTGATTAATTGCCTTACAATCTGGACTTTATTATTTTGGGGGATGCGTTTAGTTGGATTAAGATGTTATACAGATCAGGGCATGGTGGTTATGTAACAATTCTTGGGAGCTGACTTGGCCTTATTAAGATGTTATAAGATGTGTGAATTTTGCGAACCAAAGTATATTTACTTCAGGTATGGGTGCTGCTCTATTTGAGAAATGTGCACAAGTTTCTTTGGTTGTAAATATTTCATCACAGTGCAGCTTATTTGTACGCTACTTGACACTGGCAGTCCATGGTCTGTACAAGCACTAGGCTCCTGTTACAACTTACAAAATGTAGTCAACATTGATGCTCTATCTCAAATTATAGTACCTTTAGTACCTTCTTACACCTTTGTTATCACCTAGGGTGGCACATCATGGTAAACTTTCTCCAAAGTGTTGCAGTGCATATTACA
This region includes:
- the LOC123452700 gene encoding uncharacterized protein LOC123452700, whose translation is MPPQSSPWPELCRDVLEQVFILLPPHDPGSLIRASLVCRPWRAFLTSPGFARRYREFHRTPPLLGFFENHDTVMPWFAPSSPSASPFPPLFPDRRNLYVLDSRHALVLLRNPIRTDVGDHAVSLIVWDPVGRRQWEFPPPDFASTVLYDVGVVVCAADHCDHLACHGSSFLVGYVGTGYSSAYASVFSSETNSWSPTVSCSHPDIQILICQPKPLVGNAAYSICVSEDEEYDEEETDEDEDVVLRFDLFSRELSKFDGPPIHRNSRYVLMKTEEGVLGCATMQGSRSRLHLWSTETGPDGAVAWMQRRVVDLHKLLPSNTFFSVIGFEDRAGAFYLMTYDGVTTVDLKSGRVKKISIDNSSIVPYISFYTPDQAGTIMHPSTLASSSENVEVAQDEYRDLLLLRSSGQVGDVGECGGWEEVRDKENEGDEEKGEQMEKDVQELCTFGFKAIENKDFSGAVDCQRRILKTRVAHHGKLSPKCCSAYYNYGCALLRKTQSIQDPEDDPENEFWPDLYLAWKMLHVARAISEKSPGSNMEKYKIFAALAKVSVEIDDTDYSLIACFKALAMLEHLLECDHHHIINLNLQVRFAFELESMIGDAKAISLFKSRIENLKRASEDLLADNGDDASFTEVGSEKSFPAKEIRFLTDTLLGALEHKLEDLEQANINPSFRGKCWSRP